One Apium graveolens cultivar Ventura unplaced genomic scaffold, ASM990537v1 ctg923, whole genome shotgun sequence genomic window, tagttttattattatttatttctactatcggcttaatattgaacctacagggtcacaccataaaagagaatgatttaatggtggaggaattaattaataatggctgataattatttatttatgaaataaataattaattggcaaatttaataattgattaaatgagatttaattgattataaattaattaaaaaaaggttcttaatattattaattaagaatttaatttttggaaattaaatcaagtgagagaattatttctaaagagtttagaaaaaggattaataattaaaaggtgttttaattattagtgagaataataaagggttaataataataatattttatgggaaaattttcagctgaaaattttgcctataaatatactattatagaccctatttttgcctcaaccaaaaagatttacaaaaccctaattctctccatctcctcctcatTCATTACATCGTtatcttggtggataccggtggagtgcttcacgcttgaggagcagctgctaaggatcttcgttcatcgttcttggatcgctattaaagacctccatctttccattaacgtaaagcttcttaaggtaaacatgctgaactacaaattaaatattattttttgcatggatcctgcagagggtttcagtttttttaagatttaagtttacgttttcgctacgtttatgtgctaaaaacccttcagatAGATATAGTCGGTACATGCACAACAAATCCGCTAAGTAGCTATCATAGTTTCAAGTTTTAAAATAAATACATATACCAGTGGCCCATGTCAAAAATTAACATACACTCCATCCATCTCATAGAAGTAAAGCTGCTAATGATGTTCCTGAAACTTCTGCAGGAATAGCAGGCAGCAACATATTATTACCATCAGAAAACCACAGGGGATTCATTATTAGAGATAACCAGGGGAGTCAAAAGATCACATAGTAGAATAAGTTCCCAAGGAAACCCATTAAAAATATAGCAAAAGACTAATTTACTAAAATATTAAACCACATCCAAAAACAACCCTTACTTATCACCTGTCCAACAAATTGTTTCCCCAAAATCAGCACTCAGGCAAATTTTGCATTCGAAAAGTCCATCTCCGGATACTGCACAAATTAAATTCCACGAATTATGCTACTTAGTTCGCTCAAACTCACGCTCACGCATGCACAAAGAAGAGAAGAAATCAATTGCTCACCTGCTCCATAAAGATCCGTGAATGCTAACACAAGATCAACCTTACAATCATGAAGCTCTCATTTTTGCAAAAACGTATAAAGGAGTTACAGGTATCCAACTTCCTTCAGTAATCTACGTACAAAATTTACAAACATGATATATTTAATAATAGGGACCGGTTATAAGTTGTTTAGTACAGAAACTACATGTTATATTTAACAAAAGGGACCAGTTATAAGTTGTCTAGTCACCGGTACAGCAGCTTGAGGATGGCAAGTACCCTTTAACTTGTGCTAAATTAACCCATTTCAGTGTCGGTATTGAGAAGCCCCTCATATTCAATCTACACAAAAAAATTGGTAAAGTATGTTAACGTATATAGGTTTAACTTTCCCAACTACAGTATATAATGTCTATATCATTGAAATTGCTTACATTGGCTTTGTTATGTGCTAGTTTCATTCTACTGTAATCTTCTTGAGCTCGCTTAGAATGAAACATGGCCTGAACACGTACAACAGATCTCTCAATATGCTCTTCAGCCTGTTTCCTGCTAGCTTTAAAGAATTCCTCTACTTCACCTTCTTGTTCTGGATCTTCGGTAGCTTCATCTAGAACCTGAACACCGCAAAAACCTTTACCCTTCATACGCCAACGTAGTATTGCCTTTTCAACCACTCCCACTGCAAATATTATCTTTCGGTACTGTCTACGCTCTTGGAAACCCCGGGAAGCAGGCTACAAAGGTAGCAAGAA contains:
- the LOC141705691 gene encoding calmodulin-binding transcription activator 6-like; this encodes MAANPLRVNLTFNTIQKAIGWTDCAKAAICRPASRGFQERRQYRKIIFAVGVVEKAILRWRMKGKGFCGVQVLDEATEDPEQEGEVEEFFKASRKQAEEHIERSVVRVQAMFHSKRAQEDYSRMKLAHNKANIEYEGLLNTDTEMG